The genomic window CCAGCCCATGGCTTGTAAATTAGCGTTAATGGTGTAATCAACTTGTGCCAAATGCAACAAAAGCAATAAAATAGCGCTAATGCTTAGCCTAATTAGGATGTGTTTAAGGAGTTTATTTTTCATTATATAGTATTTATTTATTTAGCCCATAGAACCACCAAGTAGCGCAAGGAACAACCATTGTATAATGATAACGATAAGGTTAAAGCTTAGCCAAGCTAAGAAATTTTTATGCTCCAGTTTTTTTAAAAGCCTAACAATAAATACCATTATGCCAATAAAAAGTAAGAACATGTTGATGTAGTACGCCCAAAACATATAGTGGTTGGCCAAGTCTGTTAAATACGGAATGCTTCGCGGCGAATTAAACAAAAACACCAGCGAAACGCAGTACAAAACAAACAAGCCTAGGCTAAAGAGTAAGGCTTTGGTCCAAAATTTTTCCATTCGTTATTTTTTGAAGCGCAAAAGTCGTGCTACTATTTATATTTGTTCCCGCCAATGCTACTTCCGATAAAATCGGAATTCGCGTATGTCGGGGCTATTTAACTTCTTTTGAAGCGTTTGGCTGGGCACTACTTGCACAAATTTTATTCACAAAACTGATAGTAATTAACGTAAATTATGGGTCTTGATCCGTCATTGCGAGGTACGAAGCAATCCTACAACTATTGCAGGCAAAAAAAGCCGCTTTAAAATTGTTTGCTTCGCAGTCGTGCCTCGTAATGATAAGCCGCTTAACTACTGTTTGTATAACTATTTGATCATCAAATATAAAATATCAAAATCGCGTTAATTATATAGGATGTAGCCCTTGCAACTACCCAATAATAAATTTTAGACTACAATCAGTTTAGGGTAATTGCGAGGGTTACCCCTACATATTCTGACTTTTTGCTTGGCCTTAATGCAACCTTAAATAATTGTATAGGCTTTTGTTTTTTAAACCCGATAGCGCCAAATAGCCCGAAGCGAGGAACGAGCAAGGCTATAGGCAATAGCGGGGCTGCTGTTGCCCAAATGTTGCTGAACCTTGCTTTTCTAATTAATATGTTAGTTTTTTAATTTTAGTTTGCTAGTGGTATTGGGACCATAATTTTCTGTTTGGTTTGTGTTTCAAAATCTTTGTCCCAATTTTTCCCAAATTTTTTGCTCAAGTAGGCCGCAGTTTTGCTGTTGTGCAATTCTAGTTTATCGTAATCTACGCCTATAGGCTCGCAGCCACCCATGTTTTTTATCTTTAGGCTGTACTGTGGTAGGTTAAAAGTGGTATCGTAATAAATATAAGGAGCCGGCGGAATTTCGCCATAGGTATAGTACGTGAGCATTTCCTTTTCTATTTGTTTTGGCAGTTTTGGCCGGCTAGGCGATTGGCACGACAAACAACATACCATGGCTGCAAAAATTAGGTAAATTTTCATAGGTTAGTTTTTTGCACGCCGTTACATTCTACTTAGCAGCTCCTTTTTCTTTTCGTTAAACTCATCTTCGGAGATTAAATCCTCTTCATACAATTCTTTCAGTTCTTTTAATTTCGCTTTGATATCTTCTTTTGAAACAGATGCCTTTGGCGTTAAATCTATTGGATTATTGGCTAATGGATTTTGTTTTGGCAAGGCAGTATCGCTTGGGTTTTGTTGCAAAATCATTGCGGCAATTTCGTTGAAACCTCTTTGGTTGGCATAATCTAAGGGCTTTTGTTCGCGTACGTTGGTCAGGTTTACATCGGCTCCGTTTTTGATTAAAAGGGCAACAATATCTTTTTTGCCGTTGGAAGAGGCATAATGCAAGGCTGTATTTTCCGACTCGTCCTGAATGTTTACATCTGCACCGTTTTTCAATAGCAATTCTACCATATACAGATGACTGTTTTTTACCGCCAAATGCAATAAACTTTCGCCTCCGGAAGTGTAGCTACTGCTCAAATGATACAAACTATCTGACGATAAATCTTGAGCACTTTCCACAAAATCGAGGTAACTGCCCAAGGTAACGGCTCCTTGTGTTGGGGTTTGAAAATTGACATCCAGACCTTGCGTTAAAAACAACTGCACCATTTGCTTTTGGTTGTAAGCACAGGCATAATAAATGGGCGAAATGCCGTTTTTATTGGTCTGAAAAACATCGGCTCCAAACTCTAAAAACAATTTGGTAAGCATAATATTGTTGTTGGAACACGCAAAAAGTAAAGGTGTTGTTCCACCAGAATTAGGTTCATCTACTGGAATTCCTTTTTCGAGCAAAAGTTTAATGATGGGTAAATTTCCGCTCTGCAGAGCCAAATGCAATAAGTTGTTTCTGTCTTTAGTAGTCACAAAAACATTGGCTTCTTTTTGCATGAATAGATCAATCAACGGTTTTTTAGCATGCATCACAGCAACCATCAAAGGCGTTTCGCCGTTGTTGTTTACGCTTTCCAAATCGAAACCATTGGCTAAAAACAATTCGCAGAGCACTTTTTGTCCGTTTCGGGTGGCAATGTGTAGCAAATTGTTACCTTGATAATCTTTGATATCACCTTTGGCATTTTTAGCCAAAAGCAATTTTACTACCTCGGTTTGATTTTGCAAAGTGGCAAAAAACAGTGGCGTTTCTCCATTTCGGTCTTCGTAATTAATGTCTGCACCTTTGGCAAGCAAAGCTTCGCAAATTTCGATGTAGCCACGGTGTGATGCATAATGCAAGGCGGTTCTGCCTTTTTCATCGGTATAGTTAACATCGGTTACTTCTTGTTGCAGTATTAATTCTGCTATTTTTCGGTTGCCTTGTTCGCAGGCTAATATAAATGACATCGACATTTTTATTGATTTAGGATTGCGGATTTAGGATTGGGGATTTCTGAATTAATCATCATTCACAAATCCTAACTCATCAATAGTTTCACGGTTTTTTCTTTTAAATTATCATTACTTGCCAAATCCAGAGGTAATTTGTCTTGAGCATTTCTGATAGAAACATCTGCACCTTTTTCTAATAATAACTTTGCTTTTCTGTAAATGTCTTTGGCTTTTTCGGCTTCAAAATTTAGGTTCACATTACATACTTTGTGCAGTAAGGTATTTCCGTTATCATCTTGTTCGTTAACATCAGCATGCAAATAATTGAGCACAACTTCAAAAAGGGCAAAAGGTTTGGTAATTGCCATATCCAAAGGTGTTGTGGGACTTCCGTAGTACAAACATTTATGTGTTAAATCGGCACCTTGTTCTAGCAGTTTGGCTAAATATTTCAAGGAATTTTCGCTAAAATAACCGTCTATTCTTCTAATGTATTCAAATAGCATCGAAGCGCCATCGGTATTGGTTTCGTCAAAATTCGGATTGTCAAATTCACACAGCAAATCGTAAATTTCATAGTTGATTTTATCTACCAAAGCCATATAAAACATCGAATTACCACGGTTGTCTTTGTGCTGTGCATCGGCTCCGTTTTCGAGTAAAATTCGTACCGCATTTTTGTTGCCTGCATCAATGGCTTTTTGCAATGGGGTAACGTTTCCCCTGTTTTTGTGGTTGACATTTAGTCCATAATTAATGAGCATTCCGAAATATTCTTCAGGTAAATCCAGATGCAACATCGAGTTTTCGGAAGCATCAATTTCATTTACTTTACAGCCTTTATTGATTAAAATTTCGATGGCTTTTGCAGGCAATTTTTTGATTAACGCCCATTTTAAAATGGTGGTGTTCGAAATTGTTTCATCAATATTTTCGATCGCTGAAGCAAATTTCTCCAAGAAATTTAAAGCTTCTTCATTCGGTTCTTCTTTAGCAATTGTTTCGTAGTTAAAAGCCGAAATAGGTTGCGAATAAAACGAAATATTTGCCAAAACGGTTTCGATAAAACTGCCCGAAAAACTATCTAGCTCAAACACATCCGTTTCTACCAATTTTTCGCCTATCAGTGTAAAAATGGTGCTGAATGATTTTTGTTTTAAGGCTTCGGTAACCAGATAATTTTGGTCCCAATTGTTAAGTTCTTTGTACGAAGAAGGGTTTTCTTTCAGCATTTCATCAACCAAAATAAATTTATGGTTGGTAAAGGCTTCTCTTAGGGTTAGGTTTGACATTGCTTTTTATTTTATAATCATTTCATCCCTTCGGGATTTAATGAATTAATTCTATGGGTTTACAACGGCTTTAACCAGTTGCTTTTGTATCGTTAAAAATGCTTTTTATTACTTTTCTATTGATCATATTCGGAATTTAAGCCAGCAATTTTGCCTTAGCCTCTTTAAATTCCTGTTCGTCAATCAAGCCTTCATCAAACAATTCTTTCAGTTCTTTGAGTTTGGTTTTTAAATCTGGACTTGGAGGATTTGGGTTGATGTTTTGTGCCATATTCATTCCGGCAAACATTCCAATTGATGCTCCGGCAGTGCCTTCGTTTTTTGCCAAATCTCGCATTGCTTTGAGCTGTTGCATTTGGGCATAATCAACCCCGGCAATTTTTGAGGCGTGAACATCTGCCTGAACATTTGAAATTTCGTTGATCCGCTGATTGGTTTCTTCGTCAAATGAAGTGCCTTCGATACGAAAATCAATTAAACAAAATCCTAAATCTTCAAAAACAGAAAGCGATTTTTGCTGTGCTTCTTTTGCAATTTCCTCGATATGGCTGTCAATTTCGGCATAAGAAAATTTGGCATTGGCGAGATAATTGGAAATAGGTTGCGTAATTCGAGATAAGAACAACTCCTGCAATTCGTAGCTAAAATAATCTTCCTGCCCAGCCAAAATGTTCACAAAAAATGATTTCACATCAGAAATACGGATTGTATAATTGCCATAACCACGCAAATGCACCAGAAAAGCATATACCGGGTCGTTGTATTTAATCGGAAGTCTAGTTCCCCAACGGATGTTATTGATATCCGCTTTGCGGTAAAACCAAATGCCCACTTTGTGTTCACTTTCAAAGGCGTTTAGCATTTTCTTCATCGTGGTAAAAAATGGCGTGTTTTCAGTTTTCAGGTCATACAAACCTTCAGCTTCAAAAACACCTTCAATTTTTCCTTCGTGGGTAAAAATACAGCCTTGTCCGGGTTGCAGAATAAGCTTTGACGCATTTTTAATCTCGTCGCCTTTGTCGGTAAATTTGTAGAAAAGCTGGTATTCTTGCGGTTTTTCCCATTGGATAACCGACCGTAACTGCTCTTTGATGGTTTCTGTAATTCCCATTTCGCGTGAAATTAAAAAATCAATATCTCCAGCTAAATCTGCCTTACTATCTTTATAATGATTGTCCCAATGGTTTTGCCATTTTTCGCTGGTTTGGGTAAGGAAATCATAATTGCGTTTCAGTTCTTCTGGCGACAGGTTTTCGTCCATCATTTGGTGTTGCATTTGGCTGTAATGTTGCCCAACCGAAGCCCAACTTTGCAGGGTAAGCCCGTAAGTTTGCAACACCTGAATGCCATCTACGCCAACTTCTGCACCTTTGCTCATTTGCCAGAAAATCTTTTGATAAGCATCAAAATCAGGAACGATCGCCAAAGCATCAGCCAATGACATTGTAGTGGAACCGGCATCGGCAAATTTTCCTTGTTTAGGGTTGGTAAAATATTCGGCATATTTAGTGGCAATGCTCATATCTTCAGCCATCATATCGCCCAATTTTGCACTCCATTCGTCACTGGTTTTTTGCCAAACCGGCAATTCAATTCCCAATACATTTAGCACTTCGTTTTCGGGCATTCCGCCAGCTAAATTGGCACAGGCACAAGCCCAATCTTCAAAAGTAATTCCATTAATAGTTTCCATAGGTTTTGTTTTTTAAAGGTTTAGTATGATTTTTTATGTAGATTTTCGTACTGTTGGTATTCTGTTTTTTTACGTTGCATATCTGCATCAAAACGGTCTTTTACGTCCTCGTTCAGCTTCATCCGTTCGGTAAAATAGGCTTCGTAGTAATAAAAATAATCGGCTTTGTATTTGTCCCACAGCTGTTCTGCAACCGGCGGACGTTGGTTCTGGATCACATTTAAAGAGTTTTGCATTTGCTGATACAAATGCTCACATTTTTTTGCCACGATATTATCAATGATGTTGCCTCCAATCTGTGCGTATTTTGTATCGGGCGTGAAAGTATTGGTTGCCTGACAATAGTTGCAAGTAACATAATGTGCCCTAAAAATATTGCTTTTAATGACCAAAGGCGAATGACATTGGGTGCAAAAAAACTGCTGATTTGCCGATTGAATAGCGTGGTTATAGAAAGTTTGCGACAAATCGGCTTCGAGCTTTCGCTCAAATTGTTCGAGTTTATTGATAAGATAGAGGGTAAAATCGCTTTCGTGTAAGCCACTTGGCAAATCGAAATTGGTATGCAAACGCAGTTGCGGAAATACTTTTTGTTCCCAAGTTTGGGTTACACTTTTAGAGATGTCATAAATCTGCGATTTAATGGCCATCCAGGTTTTCATCACTTCGTAATAGTCATAATTACTTTCAACAAGCAAATCTTTGCAAGTTTCTTCGGCTTGTTGCAACGATTGGTCAAAACGCTGTTCTATCTTTTGCAGATAGGTTTTCCAACGGTTGATGGTTTCCTGTAATTCGTGGCTCATTTTTCGGCTTTTATGTTGGCGTCGATGTTCATAAACGGTGTTTGGCAATAGTTGCAATACACCAAATTGGTGTTAATAGGTCGTGGCGCTCCACAACTTCTGCAGGTTTTGGTGGCCACTTCGGCTTGCTGTTTAATACCATCATCAAACATGGTGCTTTTTGTAACTTTAACGTTTTGCACTATTTTTTTAAACGGATTAGACATTATTTTAGCATTAAATCATCAGCAATTAAGCCAACTTTGGTTTTAAATTGTTTTTTAGGCAGCTTATTAACTACAAACCAAGTACCAATACAAACAGAAGTTGTTAGAAACACTTAAATAATAAAGAGCGTAAATTTTTGAAGGATTATTTAAACAATTAATGTGGCAATAAATGCTGTTATTTTCCCATTAGTTGATACCAAAATTTAGGGCAATAAAACCAATTGATTTATTTTTTTGAAGCGCAAAACTTGTGCTGCTATTTGTGTTTGGTCCCGCCAATGCTACAATCCCAGAAGAAAAATCGGGGTATTTCCGCGTATGTCGGGGCTATTAACTTAATTTTAATGCATTTGGGTGGGTTTTGACTGCATAAGCTTTAAATTATAAACCCGATAGCGCCAAATAGCCCGCAGCGAGGTACGAGCAAAGGCTATAGGCAATAGCGGGACTACCGTTAACCCATGGTGACAAATTTGCTTTTCTAGCAATTTTAGCAGCTTACAGATTTGGCACTATAATTTTTAATTTGGTTTGTTTTTCAAAATCTAGCGCCCAATTTTTTCCGAATTTTTTGCTCATTAAGGCCGCTGTTTTTCTGTTGTGTAGCTCTAGTGAATCGTAATTTATATCAACAGGTTCGCAACCGCCCATGTTTTTTATGGTTAAAGCGTACAGCGGCATGGTAAACGTGGTATCGTAATACACATAGCCTGCCGGTGGTATTTCGCCATAAGTGTAA from Pedobacter sp. SL55 includes these protein-coding regions:
- a CDS encoding ankyrin repeat domain-containing protein, which gives rise to MSNLTLREAFTNHKFILVDEMLKENPSSYKELNNWDQNYLVTEALKQKSFSTIFTLIGEKLVETDVFELDSFSGSFIETVLANISFYSQPISAFNYETIAKEEPNEEALNFLEKFASAIENIDETISNTTILKWALIKKLPAKAIEILINKGCKVNEIDASENSMLHLDLPEEYFGMLINYGLNVNHKNRGNVTPLQKAIDAGNKNAVRILLENGADAQHKDNRGNSMFYMALVDKINYEIYDLLCEFDNPNFDETNTDGASMLFEYIRRIDGYFSENSLKYLAKLLEQGADLTHKCLYYGSPTTPLDMAITKPFALFEVVLNYLHADVNEQDDNGNTLLHKVCNVNLNFEAEKAKDIYRKAKLLLEKGADVSIRNAQDKLPLDLASNDNLKEKTVKLLMS
- a CDS encoding SPFH domain-containing protein, with the translated sequence METINGITFEDWACACANLAGGMPENEVLNVLGIELPVWQKTSDEWSAKLGDMMAEDMSIATKYAEYFTNPKQGKFADAGSTTMSLADALAIVPDFDAYQKIFWQMSKGAEVGVDGIQVLQTYGLTLQSWASVGQHYSQMQHQMMDENLSPEELKRNYDFLTQTSEKWQNHWDNHYKDSKADLAGDIDFLISREMGITETIKEQLRSVIQWEKPQEYQLFYKFTDKGDEIKNASKLILQPGQGCIFTHEGKIEGVFEAEGLYDLKTENTPFFTTMKKMLNAFESEHKVGIWFYRKADINNIRWGTRLPIKYNDPVYAFLVHLRGYGNYTIRISDVKSFFVNILAGQEDYFSYELQELFLSRITQPISNYLANAKFSYAEIDSHIEEIAKEAQQKSLSVFEDLGFCLIDFRIEGTSFDEETNQRINEISNVQADVHASKIAGVDYAQMQQLKAMRDLAKNEGTAGASIGMFAGMNMAQNINPNPPSPDLKTKLKELKELFDEGLIDEQEFKEAKAKLLA
- a CDS encoding ankyrin repeat domain-containing protein, with the translated sequence MSFILACEQGNRKIAELILQQEVTDVNYTDEKGRTALHYASHRGYIEICEALLAKGADINYEDRNGETPLFFATLQNQTEVVKLLLAKNAKGDIKDYQGNNLLHIATRNGQKVLCELFLANGFDLESVNNNGETPLMVAVMHAKKPLIDLFMQKEANVFVTTKDRNNLLHLALQSGNLPIIKLLLEKGIPVDEPNSGGTTPLLFACSNNNIMLTKLFLEFGADVFQTNKNGISPIYYACAYNQKQMVQLFLTQGLDVNFQTPTQGAVTLGSYLDFVESAQDLSSDSLYHLSSSYTSGGESLLHLAVKNSHLYMVELLLKNGADVNIQDESENTALHYASSNGKKDIVALLIKNGADVNLTNVREQKPLDYANQRGFNEIAAMILQQNPSDTALPKQNPLANNPIDLTPKASVSKEDIKAKLKELKELYEEDLISEDEFNEKKKELLSRM